A genomic segment from Streptomyces sp. NBC_00654 encodes:
- a CDS encoding M48 family metallopeptidase yields MSTPVQQAIAALPVPGEWAWQVVVRPRRRTLGIEVADDGGVLFAVPPDADPAAVAAAVRSRLPRLALEVRRRRIRPPEPVKELVGGTSFAYLGRRHRLKLVPAGEGRRVRLYRGWLELPRPKTPDEGARLIAQWYQACGTRWLIGRLPSYASRVGLPPPPVEVCDLGRRWGALDPDGSIRVHWAVLQLPTSLVDLVLVHELCHARVAGHGAAFRRQVRRVLPDAETRERQFAEADPELWRGAIR; encoded by the coding sequence GTGAGTACTCCCGTACAGCAGGCGATCGCAGCGCTTCCCGTGCCGGGGGAGTGGGCGTGGCAGGTCGTTGTCCGGCCCCGGCGGCGCACCCTGGGTATCGAGGTGGCCGACGACGGCGGCGTGCTGTTCGCCGTGCCGCCGGATGCCGACCCGGCCGCCGTCGCCGCCGCCGTACGGTCGCGGCTGCCACGGCTCGCGCTCGAAGTGCGGCGCAGGCGGATCCGGCCGCCTGAACCGGTCAAGGAACTCGTCGGGGGCACCAGTTTCGCCTATCTGGGCCGCCGTCACCGGCTCAAGCTCGTACCGGCGGGTGAAGGGCGTCGCGTGCGGTTGTACCGGGGCTGGCTGGAGCTGCCCCGGCCAAAGACGCCGGACGAGGGTGCTCGCCTGATCGCTCAGTGGTATCAAGCCTGTGGCACCCGCTGGCTCATCGGTCGGCTGCCGTCGTACGCGTCACGGGTCGGGCTGCCTCCCCCTCCTGTCGAGGTCTGTGACCTCGGCCGACGCTGGGGGGCACTGGACCCGGACGGTTCCATCAGGGTGCACTGGGCGGTACTGCAACTGCCGACATCACTGGTGGACCTGGTCCTCGTTCATGAACTCTGCCATGCGCGGGTCGCCGGGCACGGTGCGGCGTTCCGCCGACAGGTGCGACGAGTGCTTCCCGACGCCGAGACACGCGAGAGGCAGTTCGCCGAGGCGGATCCCGAGCTGTGGCGTGGGGCGATTCGGTGA
- a CDS encoding alpha/beta fold hydrolase has translation MDKTLSADGTPIAYRRQGDGPPVVLVGGALSTAATEAPLAALLAPRFTVVTYDRRGRGASGDGGRYAVRRETEDLAAVAGAVGERVSVFGMLSGGALALEAQAAGLPVDLLAVYEPPYTPGPSGLVHKARHTDRLHRLLSAGDLGGAVELHLSTTGVTAGMIARMRRAPMWPGLESVAHTLAYDDAILGNGALPAERLASVTARTMVVVGGFSPLQARDTARSLADALPRARHRTLTGQTREVAPQVIAPVLASFFAKDVYACRAA, from the coding sequence ATGGACAAGACTCTCTCCGCCGACGGCACCCCGATCGCCTACCGCCGCCAGGGCGACGGGCCCCCCGTCGTCCTGGTGGGCGGGGCGCTGAGCACGGCGGCCACCGAGGCGCCCCTCGCGGCCCTGCTGGCACCGCGCTTCACCGTCGTCACGTACGACCGCCGGGGCCGGGGCGCCAGTGGCGACGGCGGCCGGTACGCGGTGCGGCGGGAGACCGAGGACCTGGCCGCGGTCGCGGGCGCGGTGGGCGAGCGGGTCTCCGTCTTCGGCATGCTGTCCGGCGGCGCCCTGGCCCTGGAGGCGCAGGCGGCGGGGCTGCCGGTGGATCTGCTCGCGGTCTACGAACCCCCGTACACCCCGGGCCCTTCCGGTCTGGTGCACAAGGCCCGCCACACGGACCGGCTGCACCGGTTACTGTCCGCCGGGGATCTCGGCGGAGCCGTGGAGCTGCACCTGTCCACGACCGGTGTCACGGCCGGGATGATCGCCCGGATGCGGCGGGCACCGATGTGGCCCGGCCTGGAGTCGGTGGCGCACACCCTCGCGTACGACGACGCGATCCTGGGCAACGGCGCGCTCCCGGCCGAGCGGCTGGCGTCCGTCACCGCACGCACGATGGTCGTCGTCGGCGGCTTCAGCCCCCTCCAGGCCCGCGACACGGCCCGCAGCCTCGCGGACGCACTGCCACGCGCCCGCCACCGCACCCTGACGGGCCAGACGCGCGAGGTGGCGCCCCAGGTGATCGCCCCGGTGCTGGCGTCCTTCTTCGCCAAGGACGTGTACGCCTGCCGGGCGGCGTAG